The Chloroflexota bacterium genomic sequence GTCTATGACGCGCGGGCGGAACTGCGCCCACTTCCAGTTGCGCAGCGTGTGCTCATCGGCGAGGAAGCCGCCGCCGGGCGTCGCGCGATGGATGGCCTCGCGGGCCAGCGTGCGCTCGCTCACCTCAACGCCGTTCATGATGAAGCGCACGTCGCGGATAATCTCATCGGCGATGACCAGCATCTCCATGGACGACGTGGAGCCATACTCTATGTACCCAACATCGTGCACCAGGTTGCAGCGGGTCAGGTAGGCGGTCATGATGGTGATGGCAGCCTCCAGGCCGGCTTGAGCGTCCACCACTTTGCTGTCGGTGGCCCCCGCCGCGCCCCACGTGGGCAGGCCGTAGAATCGGGCGATGTCGCACCAGGCCGCCATACCCGTGGGCCATTCGGGCGCGCCGTAACTGACGATGGCCGATTTCATGTCCAGCGCGGCGGTGTTCATGCCGTAGAGGAACGGCGTGCCGGGCCGCACCAACTGCGTGAGCACAAGCCCCACCAGGCACTCGGCGTTGCCCAGCGCCAGCGCCCCGGCCAACGTGATCGGCCCGCCACCCCCCGTGTTCGGCGACGGCGGGTAGGTTACCGGAATCCCCTTCTCGGCGCAGAACAGCAACTTGTCCACCGACTCGTCGGGATACAGCAAGGGCGAGATGGACTCGGCGTAGAGCATGAGGAACGGCCGCTCGCGCAGGCGCTGCTCGCTGCCGGCGACGGCGCACGCGATGCGGTAGATGTCCTCCATGTCGCCACGATGATTCGCCGTGTACACGTTGGGCTTCACCGACCCGCGAACCATGCCGATGAACCCGTGAATGTATACATCCAGCGGCGGCACGTCCGACGGGTTGCTCATGGACATGACGCACGAAATCTCGTCCAGGCCATCAATGAGACGCGCGATACGGTACACGTCGTCATACGTGGCCTTGCGGCGTTGGCCGGTCTCCACGTCAATCGTGAACACGCAGTCCGAACCGCTGCCGAAGAACACGTTGCCGGCTTCCAGGGGCATCACCAACTCGCCCAGGCGGTTGTACATCGGGATGCGCGACGGCGCCGAGGCGATGGCGTCCATGACGAGGCGCTCCGGAATCTTGATGCGCCCGTCCGACTCCCAAGCGCCGGCGTCCAGAAGCAATTCCCGCGCTTTCTCGTTCTTCATCACGATGCCGGTGCGAGACAGGATGTCCAGACTGGCATTGTGAATGGCCAAAATCTGCTCGTCCGACAACATGCGGATCGTTGGACGCAGTGTCTCAATGGGTATCTGCTCCGACACAGGAATCTCCTTTCCACAATGTATATTGCGTCATTGCAGAGGCGCGCAGTGCCTTAGTCGAGCCTCCACGTGACGACGCGCGAAATCGCTCGCCCGCTTTCGGCGTCTCGCAATGACCGCCCTACGGCGTT encodes the following:
- a CDS encoding trimethylamine methyltransferase family protein, which translates into the protein MSEQIPIETLRPTIRMLSDEQILAIHNASLDILSRTGIVMKNEKARELLLDAGAWESDGRIKIPERLVMDAIASAPSRIPMYNRLGELVMPLEAGNVFFGSGSDCVFTIDVETGQRRKATYDDVYRIARLIDGLDEISCVMSMSNPSDVPPLDVYIHGFIGMVRGSVKPNVYTANHRGDMEDIYRIACAVAGSEQRLRERPFLMLYAESISPLLYPDESVDKLLFCAEKGIPVTYPPSPNTGGGGPITLAGALALGNAECLVGLVLTQLVRPGTPFLYGMNTAALDMKSAIVSYGAPEWPTGMAAWCDIARFYGLPTWGAAGATDSKVVDAQAGLEAAITIMTAYLTRCNLVHDVGYIEYGSTSSMEMLVIADEIIRDVRFIMNGVEVSERTLAREAIHRATPGGGFLADEHTLRNWKWAQFRPRVIDRMRYDEWRDKGGKDMAARANERARRILSEHEVPPLPEAAEEEIRAVLRRRAGK